The sequence ACTTCGCGATGCTGGTAATATCTACGGTCGACTGACCAACTCTACACAAGGTGTGTTCGAGGACCGTGTGGCAGCACTCGAAGGTGGAGTAGCAGGTCTTGCAGTTGCCAGTGGTGCAGCCGCTATTACTTACGCTCTGCAGAACATTGTGCAGGCAGGTGACCATATCGTAGCTGCTGATAACCTGTATGGTGGTTCTTACAACCTCATTACCCATACACTGGCTACCCAGGGCATTACCAATACCATCGTGAATGTAAACGATCTGGCTGCGCTCGAGGCTGCCATCAAGCCCAACACAAAAGTAGTATATGCCGAGACCTTCGGTAACCCTAACAGCGATGTGCTCGACCTTGAGGGTGTGGCTGCTGTTGCTCACAAGTATGGCATCCCATTCATCGTTGATAACACCTTCGGTACCCCATACCTGATCCGTCCATTGGAGCATGGTGCCGACATCGTAGTACACTCGGCCACTAAGTTCCTGGGTGGACACGGAACCTCACTGGGTGGTGTGATTGTAGATGGTGGTAAGTTCGACTGGAAGGCTAATCCCGAAAAATTCCCCACACTGGCTAAGCCCGATCCATCGTACCATGGTATCGTATTTGCCGATGCAGTAGGTGCTGCCGCTTACGTGACTCGTATCCGTGCCGTGATTCTGCGCGATACCGGTGCTACACTGTCGCCATTCAATGCCTTTATCCTGCTGCAGGGTGTTGAGACACTGAGTCTGCGTGTAGAGCGCCACGTGGAGAATGCACTGAAGGTTGTTGACTTCCTGGCCAACCATCCAAAGGTGGCTAAGGTTAATCACCCAGCATTGGCAAGTCATCACGACCATGCTTTGTACAATAAGTATTTCCCACAGGGTGGTGCCTCAATCTTCACCTTCGAGATTAAGGGCGGGCAGGAAGAGGCCTGGAAGTTTATCGATGCCCTGCAGATTTTCTCACTGCTGGCTAACGTGGCCGATGTGAAGAGTCTGGTTATCCACCCATATACCACCACTCACTCACAGCTGAGTCCTGAGGAGCTGGCTGAGCAGCACATCACGCCATCAACCATCCGCTTGAGTATCGGTACTGAGCACATCGACGACATTATTGCCGACTTGTCACAGGCTTTTGACCAAATTTAACGGGAACGGGGAGTAAAATCCCCGTTTTTCAACAATATACCAAACGTTTGGTATATAGAATGCCACACAAGAGGGATTGTGAGACTGCAAAAAACGTCGTACCTTTGCAGTGTGATAAAAATCATATTGAAGAGAGAGATTTATTTGTTATTAATTTTATAAAAAAGGTAAGGATTATGAGTAAAATCGCAAAACAGCTGACAGAGCTCGTCGGCAACACTCCACTTCTTGAGCTCAACAAGTTTTCACAGGCAAAGGGTCTGGAGACTCCTGTTATTGCCAAGGTAGAATTCTTTAATCCTGGTGGTAGCGTAAAAGATCGTATCGCACTGGCGATGATTGAAGACGCAGAGGCCAAAGGCATCTTGAAGCCAGGTGCAACCATTATCGAACCAACCTCTGGAAACACGGGCGTAGGACTGGCACTGGTATCAGCCGTCAAAGGCTACCATTTGATCCTTACCATGCCTGAAACCATGAGTGTAGAGCGCCGAAACCTTGTGAAAGCCTATGGTGCCGAGGTACGACTCACTTCTGGTAAAGACGGCATGCCAGGCGCCATCCGCGCTGCAGAGGAACTGCGCGACTCTATCCCTGGTGCTGTGATTCTGCAGCAGTTTGAGAACGCTGCTAACCCTGCTAAGCACTATGCTACTACAGGTCCTGAGATCTGGCGTGACACCGATGGACAGGTCGACATCTTTATCGGCGGTGTAGGTACTGGTGGTACTATCAGCGGTACAGGTAAGTATCTGAAGGAGCAGAATCCAAACGTGAAAATTATCGCTGTAGAGCCCAAGTCGAGCCCTGTACTGAACGGCGGTCAGAGCGGTCCTCACAAGATTCAGGGTATCGGTGCAGGTTTCATTCCCAAGACCTACGATGCAACTGTTATCGACGAGGTGTTTGATGTAGAGAACGACGCTGCTATCCGTACAGGTCGTGAGATTGCTCAGCAGGAAGGTCTGCTGGTAGGTATCTCGGCAGGTGCAGCCCTCTATGCTGCTACCGAGGTGGCTAAGCGTCCTGAGAATAAGGGTAAGAAGATAGTAGTGCTGCTGCCTGATACTGGCGAGCGCTATCTCTCGACAGTGCTTTATGCATTCGAAGATTATCCACTTTAAGTTGTTTGTTAATAAAAAGTGGGTGACCGTTTGGTCACCCATTTTTTTTATTCCGATAGCATTGTTATTTCGATGCGGCGTTTGGCTGCCAGAATCTTCTGGGCCATACGCTGTTTGCGCTCAGTACTTATTGGTAGGGTGTGCAATACTTAAAAACTAGTATTTTGTTCTTGCGGTCTTATGGCCTTGTTCGATAACGATTCCTCGGTAACTATTAGGAGCCAGGGTTCCGCTGAGTGTGTAGGAACGGGCAGAGCCGGAGGGAATGGTGGTGGCAGGAGCTGGGATGGCGGAAGCCTCGGTGTCTTTGATGGCATCGTATTCCGTCATTGTTTCGGCCATGCGGGCATCGAGATCTGACAGACGATAGAGTCCATCGCTATTAGCCGTCAGTCCTTCGATGGTGACGGGGAGAATCATAGGTGGCTCTTCGACAGAAAGCAATGTGCGGTTCTGTAACTGACTGACGGACTGATATACCAGATTGATGGCAACGTACTCATCTGTACCGTTGCTCCACTTCTCGAACACGAGTTTAGAACCGATGGGGGTATGTAGTTCCAGAGCCTGTTCGGTTTCTGGATATACGAGACGCAGGGCTGCACCGATACTGGCCAGATTGCTGTCGTGACCACAGAGGAATGTGAACTTACGTCGGTCGTGGT is a genomic window of Xylanibacter ruminicola 23 containing:
- the cysK gene encoding cysteine synthase A, yielding MSKIAKQLTELVGNTPLLELNKFSQAKGLETPVIAKVEFFNPGGSVKDRIALAMIEDAEAKGILKPGATIIEPTSGNTGVGLALVSAVKGYHLILTMPETMSVERRNLVKAYGAEVRLTSGKDGMPGAIRAAEELRDSIPGAVILQQFENAANPAKHYATTGPEIWRDTDGQVDIFIGGVGTGGTISGTGKYLKEQNPNVKIIAVEPKSSPVLNGGQSGPHKIQGIGAGFIPKTYDATVIDEVFDVENDAAIRTGREIAQQEGLLVGISAGAALYAATEVAKRPENKGKKIVVLLPDTGERYLSTVLYAFEDYPL
- a CDS encoding O-acetylhomoserine aminocarboxypropyltransferase/cysteine synthase family protein, giving the protein MSTSKNYRFETLQLHVGQEQADPATDARAVPIYQTTSYVFHNSKHAADRFGLRDAGNIYGRLTNSTQGVFEDRVAALEGGVAGLAVASGAAAITYALQNIVQAGDHIVAADNLYGGSYNLITHTLATQGITNTIVNVNDLAALEAAIKPNTKVVYAETFGNPNSDVLDLEGVAAVAHKYGIPFIVDNTFGTPYLIRPLEHGADIVVHSATKFLGGHGTSLGGVIVDGGKFDWKANPEKFPTLAKPDPSYHGIVFADAVGAAAYVTRIRAVILRDTGATLSPFNAFILLQGVETLSLRVERHVENALKVVDFLANHPKVAKVNHPALASHHDHALYNKYFPQGGASIFTFEIKGGQEEAWKFIDALQIFSLLANVADVKSLVIHPYTTTHSQLSPEELAEQHITPSTIRLSIGTEHIDDIIADLSQAFDQI